A window of Juglans regia cultivar Chandler chromosome 7, Walnut 2.0, whole genome shotgun sequence contains these coding sequences:
- the LOC109016076 gene encoding uncharacterized protein LOC109016076: MDDLENTHTDCDLWADGMENIFIEMLYGDTLSGALRAGNITSRDHTTYAQRLTSVGIRVYDSNQVKGKLQRLKSRHRLFTDLMRQTGMAWGPDNKMVIANDEHWANAHGAKSQWKMVWTLGCPMYEKLYTIFGASVATDTLYPTSTQPPLDSDDECALDAEMRHWGPALGNRHGLPIDFADMDFSMGYETPPSIASWRSQRRRQRAGPSMQVDADISNCLNEITRTTIARRKCYEERADGTSNKRNKGTTSSNHVAHCNQHTQSVQLLQALDPPLPDDVFLRAFEKLLDTRVQTGFLALDDQHKRLWAMNCS; this comes from the exons ATGGATGATCTGGAAAATACACACACTGATTGTGACCTTTGGGCGGATGGGATGGAGAACATTTTCATTGAGATGTTGTATGGGGACACCCTTAGTGGAGCACTAAGGGCAGGGAATATCACATCTAGGGACCATACAACGTATGCTCAACGGCTTACATCAGTGGGTATAAGGGTATATGATAGCAACCAAGTGAAGGGCAAACTACAAAGGTTGAAGTCGAGGCACCGCCTTTTCACCGACCTTATGAGGCAAACAGGTATGGCTTGGGGCCCCGACAACAAAATGGTGATAGCCAATGACGAACACTGGGCAAATGCCCATGGG GCAAAATCACAATGGAAGATGGTCTGGACCTTGGGCTGCCCAATGTACGAGAAGCTCTACACCATTTTTGGGGCATCAGTTGCTACTGATACACTCTACCCCACGTCAACACAACCACCCCTAGATAGTGACGACGAGTGTGCACTTGATGCGGAGATGCGACACTGGGGCCCCGCACTGGGCAATCGACATGGATTGCCCATTGACTTTGCTGACATGGATTTCTCCATGGGATATGAGACACCACCATCCATTGCGTCGTGGCGAAGCCAACGTCGACGACAGAGGGCGGGGCCTTCCATGCAGGTGGATGCAGACATTTCTAACTGCCTCAATGAGATAACTCGTACTACTATAGCGAGGCGGAAGTGCTATGAGGAGAGGGCTGACGGAACTTCTAACAAGCGCAACAAAGGCACAACTAGTTCCAACCACGTTGCCCATTGTAATCAGCACACGCAGTCTGTGCAATTGCTGCAAGCACTTGATCCTCCGCTGCCCGATGATGTATTCCTTCGTGCTTTCGAAAAATTACTTGATACCCGTGTCCAGACAGGCTTCCTGGCATtggatgatcaacacaagaggCTGTGGGCCATGAATTGTAGCTAG